Below is a window of Streptomyces sp. WMMB303 DNA.
CCCTACTTCGGCGTGGCCGGGCACCACACGCGCACGCGCCCCCACAGGGGGAGGAGCACTCCCGCTCCTCCCCCTGTTGCCGCGAGGCCCGAGGCTGAACGTCGGACATCGGATGTCCGACCTCACACGTCCTACGGTTCCCACGCGCCCAACACGCTCCACGCAGAACGCGAAAACCAGCACACAGACCCACTCCCAGGCGAGCACTGGTCACAGAATGGCCACCTCTCGTCCAAGTTCTCCACCCGGTGCACCGCAGGGCACTACGGTCACTCCACCCGAAACACACTTGGGGGGACGAGATGACCAATCCGTACACCGCTCCCATACCTACGGCTCCCCGCCTGCCCGACACCCGCCCCCTCCGCAAGCGGGTCCTCGTATGGGTCGCAGGCGTGGCCCTCTTCGTCGCCGGAGTAGGCATCGGCGCCACCGGCGAGGACGGGCAGCAGCCGGTCGGCGACGAGGCGAGACCCGCGACAACTGTCACCGCGACTCGGACGGCAGACCCCGAACCCGCGCCCACGGTCACCGAGACCGTCAAAGCCAAGGCGAAACCCCGCCCCACGGTGACCGTCACCATGACCGCAGCCGCGAAGGCGGCCGACGACGGCGGCGACGGAGGCGGCGGCAACAGCAGTGACACCAGCAGCGGCCAGGGCAGCTCGGGCACCTGCTCGATCGTCTCCAACTCGGGGAACTGCTATTCGGCAGGGCAGTACTGCCGCAACGGCGACCACGGCGCCACCACCTCCACCGCGAGCGGCCGGACGCTCAAGTGCGCCTCCTCCCGCTCGGGCTCCTGGCGCTGGACATACAACTGACGCCCCATCAGTCCAGCACAGGCACGGCATCGTGGTCGTCGCCCCGCTCGGCCCGCTCGGCACGTGCGGGCGGGCCGGACCGGCGCAGGACGAGAAGCGCGACGAGGACGGCGGCGGCCAACAGCCCGGCGCCGAGGCGCAGGCCGAGCGCGTACCCCGTGTTGAGCGCCTCGGGAGTGACGGCGCCGCCGGCGCGGTGCTGGGCCGCGGTGCCCAGTACCGCCAGCCCGAGGGAGGCACCGATCTGGCGAGAGCTGTTGAGCAGGCCGGACGCGGTACCCACCTCATGCGCTGCCACCCCCGCGGTGGCGGTGGAGACGACGGGCCCGAGGCAGAGCCCGAAGCCGGCCCCGGCGACGACCGACGGCCCGAGGACATCGGTGGCGAAGGCGCCGTCGGCGCTGATCAGGCCGAACCAGGCGAACCCGGCCGCGGTCAGCGACCCGCCGACGACCAGCAGGGTGCGGGGCGCGACGCGGTAGCCGAGGACGATGGCGAGCACCGACCCGGCGATCACCGCGAGGGCGAAGGGCAGGAACATCACCCCGGTCAGCGCCGGACCGTTCCCGAGGACCTGCTGGAGGTAGAGGGAGACGAAGTAGAAGGACGCGGCCATCGCCGCACCCACCAGGAGATTGTAGGTGTTCGCACCCGCGACCGATCTGTTGGCGAACAGGCCCAGCCGGACCAGCGGTTCGCGGGCCGTGGTCCGCTCGACGTGGAGGAACGCGGCCAGCAGCACAGCGGCGACCGCCAGCGTCACCAGAGTGACCAGCGAGCCCCAGGCGTACCGGTCGGTCCGGACGATGCCGAACACCAGCAGCGTCGTCCCCGCCGTCACCAGGACGGCACCGAGCACGTCCGGACGGCCACGGGGAGCCGGCGCGCTGTCGGCGACGCCGCGCCAGGCCAGTGCCAGCGCGCAGGCGGCCATCGGCACGTTCACGAACATCACCCAGCGCCAGTCGGCGTACTCGGTGAGCAACCCGCCCATCAGCACGCCCATGGCGCCGCCCGCGGCGTTCATCGCACTCCACACACCGAAGGCCCGGACCCGCGCCCGCCCCTCGAGGAACGTCTCGGCCAGCACCGCCAGCGCGGCCGGTGCCAGCGCGGCGGCCCCCACGCCCTGCGCGGCCCGGGCGGCGACGAGGTGGCCGGGCTCATGGGCGAGGCCCCCGACCAGCGAGGCAAGGCCGAACAGAGCCAGCCCGAGCAGCAGGACGCGCTTGCGGCCGTACCGGTCCGCGGTCCGGCCTCCCAGGAGCAGCAGCCCGCCGAAGGTGAGGGCGTAGGCGTGGATGACCCAGGTCAGGCCCGCATCGCTGAAGCCGAGACCCTCGGCAATCTTCGGGAGTCCGACATTCACGACCGACAGGTCCAGCGACACCATGAACTGCACGACAGCCACCGCGGCAAGCGTCAATCCGGGGCGGGCGGTTCGGCTCTCCGTCATCGCGTTCTTCTCCGTTCCCGGCGGGGGCCCGTGGCGGGGCGGGGCAAATTTTCGAACATGTTCCAAAAGTAGCACTGGAGCGTCCGCGCTCACAAAGAGCTTCGGGAGCGGGCCACGACTGCGCGGACGGCGAGGGATCACCGCGCTCAGCGGCATGGGCGGGACGGCCTCGTCCACGGCGGAGGCGCCGTCCTCGTCCCGACAGACGGGACGGCATGATGGGGCAATGCCTCGACCGCCCGAACCGTCCGAGCCGACCGGCCCACACGAGTCAGCCGAGACACGTGAGACGCCCGACGTACGTGAGATGTCCGAGGCACGCGAGTCACCCGCACCGAGACCGCAGGACGGGAGCGCTCGCACCGGCACTCGCACCGGCCCCGCCAGGGACTCCGGCCGCAGCGGACGCACCGGTCGCACCGGCCGCCCGCGGTTGACCTCCCGCGCGGAGATCCTGGCGGCGGCCCGCCGGCTCATCGACCGGGACGGCTGGGAGAAACTGACCATCCGCCGCCTGGCCGCCGAACTCGGCGTCGGCGCGACGACCCTGTACCACCACATCCGGGACAAGGACGAACTGCTCGTCCTCCTCCTCAACCACCACGTCGACCAGAGCGAACGCCCGCAACTGCCGGACGACCCGCGCGACCGCGTCGTCACGGCCGCCACCGCCCTGCACGACGCCCTCGCCAACTGGCCCTGGGCCGCGGAGATCCTCACCGCCGACGGATTCGTCGGCCTGCTCGACGCATCGGCCCTGTGGATGGTCGAAGCCATCGTCGCCGGAGCCGAGGACTGCGGCTGCACACCCGCCCAGGCCGTCGACGTCTTCCGGGACCTCTGGTACTACACCGTCGGCGAGATCCTCGTCCGCGCCCACTCGGTGCGCCGACCGGCCGACGGCACGCACCCCGCCCCCCGCGGCCCCTCCTTCAGCGGCCTCGACGCCACGCAGACGCCCCGCCTCGCCGCCATCGGCGACCGGT
It encodes the following:
- a CDS encoding MFS transporter, whose protein sequence is MTESRTARPGLTLAAVAVVQFMVSLDLSVVNVGLPKIAEGLGFSDAGLTWVIHAYALTFGGLLLLGGRTADRYGRKRVLLLGLALFGLASLVGGLAHEPGHLVAARAAQGVGAAALAPAALAVLAETFLEGRARVRAFGVWSAMNAAGGAMGVLMGGLLTEYADWRWVMFVNVPMAACALALAWRGVADSAPAPRGRPDVLGAVLVTAGTTLLVFGIVRTDRYAWGSLVTLVTLAVAAVLLAAFLHVERTTAREPLVRLGLFANRSVAGANTYNLLVGAAMAASFYFVSLYLQQVLGNGPALTGVMFLPFALAVIAGSVLAIVLGYRVAPRTLLVVGGSLTAAGFAWFGLISADGAFATDVLGPSVVAGAGFGLCLGPVVSTATAGVAAHEVGTASGLLNSSRQIGASLGLAVLGTAAQHRAGGAVTPEALNTGYALGLRLGAGLLAAAVLVALLVLRRSGPPARAERAERGDDHDAVPVLD
- a CDS encoding TetR/AcrR family transcriptional regulator; translation: MTSRAEILAAARRLIDRDGWEKLTIRRLAAELGVGATTLYHHIRDKDELLVLLLNHHVDQSERPQLPDDPRDRVVTAATALHDALANWPWAAEILTADGFVGLLDASALWMVEAIVAGAEDCGCTPAQAVDVFRDLWYYTVGEILVRAHSVRRPADGTHPAPRGPSFSGLDATQTPRLAAIGDRWPELAARDTYARGLRTFADALLPHTPPTTPTTTA